The DNA window CCGATTCGTCTGCGTCTTGCGGTAGATCCCCTCCAGGTGGGTCTTCACCGTCGAGCGGGCGAGGCCCAGGATGTCGGCGGCGTCGGCCAGGGTATGTCCCTGGAGCACCTGGCCGAGCACCTGCAGCTCGCCGATGGTGAGCCGATAGAGCGAGGCGGCGCTTGCGAGCGGTGTCGTGAACGCCGCCTCCGGCTCGCGCAGCAGCACCAGGATGGGACTGCCGATCTCCTCCCCGGCCTGGTCCAGCGCGGCCCCGGTGGCGTGCATCGTTCGTCCCGCCGAGTCGGTCAGGAAGGCGTCGATGCCGTGATGCGTCCTGCCGGTGCTGAACGATCCGAGCGTGCCGAGCAGCCGCACGGCCTCCGGGGTCACCCCGACCAGGCGGCCGTTGTGGTCGCGCAGCAGCTTCTGCGAAGCGAGCTCCTGGTCGGCCGCCCGGTTGCGGAACAGCACGGTGCCGTCGGGCTCGACGATCAGCGCCGCGGTCGCGAGCGCATCGAGGGCCGCGCGCAGGGTTCCGGCCTCGACGCGGCGATGACCGATGACGCCGGAGATGTCCACCGCGCGCTTGATGTGCGGCGAGAGGAGCCGGGCGAGTTCGAGATCCTCGTCCCCGAAGGCTCCCCGGGCCTCGCTGCCCACGACGCCCCAGGTGGCGAAACTCGTCACCGTTCGCGTGAGCGGCGTCGTGATGTAATCGAAGATGCCGCGGTCCATGAAGCAGGTGCGCCAGAACCGGCTGCGATGGAGCTCCGGAAAATCCCGCGTCGTGCAGAGGGGCTGCCCGACCGGGGCGGCCAGACCGATCGGAAGCGCAGGATTGATGTGGACGTTGGCCTGCACCTTGGCGACGAGTTCGTCGGGCCAGTTGTGGACCGCCGCGATGATCTGCCTGGGCTCGAACGGCTCGTGGACCATCAGGTCGGCCATGACACCGCCGAAGGCCTGCGTGATCTCACCGAGAACCGCCGGCCAGGCCGAGGTGTCGAGAGCGCAGTCGTAGATGCGGCCGATCAGGTCCGAGAAGGCTTGGTCCGGCTTCATGGAATCCCCCGGGGCGACGTGAACGACGACGTGCGCGCGAGCACATCCCCACAGCGTAACCGACGCCGAATCGCCGGCCCTCCGCCAAATGGCGGAGGACGGCGCGTTTCGTCCGATTCATCCTGACCCACGAGCGCTCATCCTCGATTCGATCCTCCGGATCGGGAGCGGCCTGCGGGCGGCTTCCCGATCCCAGACTGGAACCGCGAAGGGACAGCCGATGAGACATGCACACCTGGCCCTCACCGCCCTCCTGGTCGCAGCGGCGCCACCGGCGATGGCCGGTTCGGCGGCGTTGAACGTGGAGGGCGAATGCGGCGCCATCGCCGACGCCGATGGGACCGGGTGCGGCTGCCAGGGACGCTATTTCGCGAGCCGGTTCGGACCGGAGGACGGCGCGGCGGCTCTGCACCTGGTGACGCGCAGCTACGTGAGCGAGCCGCGCTCCGCGGCGTCCGTGCTCTACGAGCGCTTCGGCGCCGAGACCCTCAACAGGGTCGCGTCTCGGATCCTGGACACGCGCGACGATGTGGTCGCCTACTGCCCCATCAGCGTGCACGTCGCGGATTGACCATGCCGGTCACGACCGCCGATGCGGCGCTCCTGGTGTTCACCGCGTGCAACACGGCCAGGATCCTGGCCTATCTGCCGCAGATCGTGAAGATCAGCCGAGACCGGCAGGGCGCGGCCGCCATCTCGTACACGACCTGGACCCTCTTCGGCGTCTCCCATCTGTCCACGGTGGCCTACGCGGTGCTCGTGGTGGATGACTGGCGCATGGCGACGGTCTTCGCCGGCAACACCCTGTGCTGCGTGCTGATCGTGACCCTGACCGTCTGGAAGCGCCAGGACTACGCCCGGCGCCGGGCACAGGAATGTTCGGTTCCGTACCCCAGGGCGTTCCCGGACCGGCGGTGACGCCGCCGCGCCCCGGCCGCTGGCCGCCAGGGCGGCAACCATCGGAGGACCTCGGACATGATCGTGGGCTGGATCGACCTCATGGGTTATGCCGCGTCGGGCCTGACGCTGGCGACTTTCGCCCAGCGCACCATGCTGCCCATGCGCGTCATGGCCATCGGGGCCAATGTCTGCTTCATCGGCTACGGGGCGATGGGCCCGTTCATCCCGGTTCTCGCCCTGCACGTCATCCTGCTCCCGGTCAATGTCCTGCGCCTTCGCGCGCTCCTGCGCCCGGCCCGGGAGGAGGCCGGGCTCGCCGGGCAGCGAGCCGGCGATCAACGGTTGATCGCCGGCATCTCCAGCGGCTTGCTCTGAGGCTGGCGGCGCGGGCCGGAGCGGCGGGATCGCCGGTCAGGCGAGCCTGACATCCACGGCGATCATCTCGTGATCCGACACCGCCCTGCCCTCCCGGTCGAGGGCCGGGACGATCCGCGGGTTCGCCGCCTCGAGCCCGCGCACGACGATCCAATCGAGCTTGCCGAAGGGCGGCTCGTGCTTGGTCTTCGGCCCCGGCGTCTGGGTCGGGCGCGCGAGATTGGCGCCTGCCCAGGTAAAGCCCGCCTGCGCGAGATCGCCGAAGAGCGGCTCGGTGCGCTCCGGCGCCTCGAGGAGGAGATGCAGTTCGTCCTCGGCCCGCGGCAGCGCCTTGGTGTTGAAGTCGCCGCCGATCACGCAAGGCGCGTCCGGCGCGAGGGCATCGAGCGCCTGCAGCAGGGCGCGGATCTGCGCCTGCCGGTCGGCCGGATCGGTCTTGCTTTCGAGATGGGTGCTCACGACCCAGAGGGGCTGCGGCGCATCGCCGATACGGGCGGCGAGCGCCATGCGCCGGCCGATCCGCCTCTGCGCGCCCGAGAAGCCGGAGAACCACAGGCCGCCCTCCTCCAGCGGAATCAGGTGCGGCGCCTCAAGGGCGAGGCGGGTCACGATGGCGTTGCCATGGAGGCTCGCCACGTTGCGCTCGCCGGCATGCTCGCGCATCTCGCCCGCATCGCCGAGATCGAGTTCCACGAACTCGGCGCCGAACAGATAGCCCTCTCCGGAGGCGGCGGTGAGATCGCGCAGGTTGTGCGCGTTGCCCGATCGCGCCATGCCGCAATCGACCTCGCTCAGGAGCGCGATGTCGGCGCCGGCCCGTTCCAGGAGAAGGCGAGTCGCCGGCCGGTTCCCGAGACGCTCGCTGTTGAAGGCCGCGATCCGAAGGGTCGCCGGACAGGCCCGGACGCGGTCGGGCGGACCCTGTTCGATCGCCGCGAAGGCCGGGATCCGCCGCAGCAGGCGCGCATGGATATCCTCGCCGCGCCGCGATGCCGCTCGGGCCTCGTCCAGGATGGTTTGGTCCGGAACGGCGAGGTTCGGCACGACCCTGTCGATGACGGACCGCATGATGCGCGCTTCTCTCAGAAACAGGATCTCGGTCCTTCGCCAGATAGGGCGCTTCGCCCCGGCCGGAGCGTCGGGATTCAGGAATTTTTCAGCGTGACCTTTAGGAACTTTTTTATGCCAAGCCCGTTATATGTGCGCATCAAGCTTTGCCGGGAGGAAGCCCATGATCTTTTGGGCTGCTGTTGTTGCGCTCGTCGTGGGCGCATTCGTCTATGTCGGCGACCTCTCTTCGGCCCTGCCCTCGGCCCTCGTCAGCCTGGCGGAGATCGGCGGCGTCGTCGCCCTGTTCACCCTGGTCTGCGCCGCCGAGGTCTTCAGCATCCCGAAGGGGTCGACCTTCGACAAGGGATCTCCGACCCCCGAAGCCTGACCGGCTGCCGCCGCCCGACGGACCGTGCCGGGGACGGCTGTTCTGCGAATAATGTTACGATAAATCCTTGCATAGGCTGCAGGTCGTGCTAATCCTCGCGGCATGAGCATGCCCGACCCGACCGCCCCTGCCTCGTTCGATCCGGACCTTCACGGCGCCGACCTCGGCGTTGCCCTGCGCGATGCGGCGGGACGTTGCCGGCACGGGGCCGAGCCGCCTGGCGAGACCGGGGGCTCCGCCATTCGGCCGGACGTCGTCGCTGCCGTCGCTCCAGGCTTCGTCTCATGGGCGACCCTCGAAACCGCCATGGGCCCGCGCCGGATCATGTCCTGGACGAAGCGCCGCGCGCCAAGTGCCGTCCGGCGCCGGCGCTGACGGGCGCTCCCTGCGTCTTTCCCGAGCAAGATCAAGGCTCTGAGGGGCGGACGCATAGATCATTAGTCGATAGTACCGCCAGGCTTCTTGCGAAGGGAACCGAATTTAGTGTCAAGTGGCGCCAAGTGACGGAAGTCACGAGCCAGAGAGGAAAAAAAGCAATGAAACGTCGTCAGTTCCTGCAGGCCGCAACGGTCGGCGCCGCCGCCACCGCGGTGGCCGCCCCGGCGATCGCCCAGTCCAGCCCGGAGATCAAGTGGCGCCTGCAATCGGGCTTCCCCAAGTCCCTCGACACCATCTTCGGCGCCGCCGAAGTGATCGCGAAATACGTCTCGGAAGCGACGGACGGCAAGTTCCAGATCCAGCCCTTCGCGGCCGGCGAAATCGTCCCGCAGCCGCAGATCGCCGACGCGGTCGGCAACGGCACGGTCGAGCTGGGGCACACCTGCTCCTACTACTACTTCGGCAAGGATCCGACCTTCGCCCTTGGCACGGCGGCGCCGTTCGGCCTGAACGCCCGTCAGATGAACGCCTGGCTCTATCAGGGCGGCGGCAACGATCTGCTCAACGAGTTCTATGCCAAGCACAACCTCTACGGCATGCCCGCCGGCAACACCGGCGTGCAGATGGGCGGCTGGTACCGCAAGGAGATCAAGACGGTCGACGACCTGAAGGGCCTGAAGATCCGCATCGCCGGCATCGCCGGCATGGTGATGCAGAAGCTCGGCGCCGTGCCGCAGCAGATTCCCGGCGGCGACATCTATCCGTCTCTCGAGCGCGGCACCATCGACGCCGCCGAGTGGGTCGGCCCCTATGACGACGAGAAGCTCGGCTTCTCGAAAGTCGCCCCGTACTACTACTATCCGGGCTTCTGGGAAGGAGGCCCGGCGATCCACCTGTTCGTCAATCAGGGCAAGTGGAAGGAACTCCCGAAGTCATACCAGGCGATCCTGACGACGGCGGCCGCCTATGCCAACAACGACATGCTGGCCAAGTACGACGCCCGCAACCCGGCCGCCCTGCGCCGCCTCCTCGGCGCCGGCACGCAACTGCGTCCGTTCTCGCAGGAA is part of the Microvirga terrae genome and encodes:
- a CDS encoding endonuclease/exonuclease/phosphatase family protein; protein product: MRSVIDRVVPNLAVPDQTILDEARAASRRGEDIHARLLRRIPAFAAIEQGPPDRVRACPATLRIAAFNSERLGNRPATRLLLERAGADIALLSEVDCGMARSGNAHNLRDLTAASGEGYLFGAEFVELDLGDAGEMREHAGERNVASLHGNAIVTRLALEAPHLIPLEEGGLWFSGFSGAQRRIGRRMALAARIGDAPQPLWVVSTHLESKTDPADRQAQIRALLQALDALAPDAPCVIGGDFNTKALPRAEDELHLLLEAPERTEPLFGDLAQAGFTWAGANLARPTQTPGPKTKHEPPFGKLDWIVVRGLEAANPRIVPALDREGRAVSDHEMIAVDVRLA
- a CDS encoding helix-turn-helix transcriptional regulator, whose protein sequence is MKPDQAFSDLIGRIYDCALDTSAWPAVLGEITQAFGGVMADLMVHEPFEPRQIIAAVHNWPDELVAKVQANVHINPALPIGLAAPVGQPLCTTRDFPELHRSRFWRTCFMDRGIFDYITTPLTRTVTSFATWGVVGSEARGAFGDEDLELARLLSPHIKRAVDISGVIGHRRVEAGTLRAALDALATAALIVEPDGTVLFRNRAADQELASQKLLRDHNGRLVGVTPEAVRLLGTLGSFSTGRTHHGIDAFLTDSAGRTMHATGAALDQAGEEIGSPILVLLREPEAAFTTPLASAASLYRLTIGELQVLGQVLQGHTLADAADILGLARSTVKTHLEGIYRKTQTNRQAELVSRIMSLASPLGGRRD
- a CDS encoding TRAP transporter substrate-binding protein, which produces MKRRQFLQAATVGAAATAVAAPAIAQSSPEIKWRLQSGFPKSLDTIFGAAEVIAKYVSEATDGKFQIQPFAAGEIVPQPQIADAVGNGTVELGHTCSYYYFGKDPTFALGTAAPFGLNARQMNAWLYQGGGNDLLNEFYAKHNLYGMPAGNTGVQMGGWYRKEIKTVDDLKGLKIRIAGIAGMVMQKLGAVPQQIPGGDIYPSLERGTIDAAEWVGPYDDEKLGFSKVAPYYYYPGFWEGGPAIHLFVNQGKWKELPKSYQAILTTAAAYANNDMLAKYDARNPAALRRLLGAGTQLRPFSQEILEAAYKATNEVFDEVSAKNADFKKVVDAVKGFRNEEYLWFQVAEYAYDTFMIRARARG